A DNA window from Capnocytophaga sp. ARDL2 contains the following coding sequences:
- the priA gene encoding primosomal protein N', whose translation MSYFVDVIVPLSLPNIFTYSVLLEEFQQLQIGCRVIVPFGKSKYYTAIVVNKHQNPPVLYQAKNVYEIIDKTPKITLKQLELWQFVADYYLSNLGEVYSTAVPSLFILENETIVYLNIDKTVDISQLTDEEFVIYEALELQPILKIHEIQAILGKNRVYPLIEKMSEKGIVRLYEETEEKYKPKTEKYVVLPAHFQSDDALRNLIDEVARTEKQKKLLFTYFQMVPAFPKGILVKDLLEKAEVSQAVFKNLVEKGIFEISEQSVYRVQMEDAYANEYQLSTEQQTALNEIETQFREKDTVLLHGITGSGKTEIYFQLIENALKNNQQILFLVPEITLTTQLVQRLNQQFRKEVMVYHSKYSPNERYEVWMRMLEKPMESKIIIGTRSSVFLPFTDLGLVIVDEEHDTSYKQHDPAPRYHARDMAVVLAKSFKAKLLMGSATPSIESYYNCLLGKYRKVMLNKRYNDVPLPKMHLIDIKEAYKQKAMVGHFSTELIDAINQTLSEGKQVVIYQNRRGFSPVLECGTCGYVPQCTQCDVSLTYYKSQHKLKCHYCGFSMAYPKNCMVCKTVDISTKGVGTEQIEEEMLKLFPQYSIARIDQDTTKRKYALAEIIEKYKNGAIDIIVGTQMITKGLDFDNVGLVGVLNVDNSLYFPDFRAHERAFQTIVQVAGRAGRKQQGKVYLQTYNPFHNVVQQIVNYDYEQMFKEQMFDRHNFHYPPYFRLIHLQFRHVDFQRVKEASQWMVEHLKQKLQIPILGPEEPTINRIKNLYLRNVMIKVPANASLLDTKKHIQRSLQSFENISQFKSVRVVINVDFY comes from the coding sequence TTTCAGCAATTGCAAATCGGTTGTAGGGTGATTGTACCTTTTGGGAAAAGCAAGTACTACACTGCCATTGTGGTCAATAAACATCAAAATCCTCCCGTTTTATATCAAGCTAAAAATGTTTACGAAATCATAGACAAAACGCCCAAAATTACCTTAAAACAATTGGAATTGTGGCAATTTGTAGCGGATTATTATTTGTCCAATTTGGGAGAAGTCTATTCTACGGCTGTTCCTTCGTTGTTTATTTTGGAAAATGAAACCATTGTGTATCTCAATATAGATAAAACGGTGGATATTAGCCAATTGACCGATGAAGAGTTTGTGATTTACGAAGCCTTGGAATTACAACCTATTTTGAAAATTCACGAAATACAAGCGATTTTAGGAAAAAACAGAGTGTATCCACTCATTGAAAAAATGTCTGAAAAAGGTATTGTGCGATTGTATGAAGAAACTGAGGAAAAATACAAACCTAAAACTGAAAAATATGTAGTGCTTCCTGCTCATTTTCAGTCGGATGATGCCTTGCGAAATTTGATTGATGAAGTAGCACGAACGGAAAAACAAAAAAAACTGTTGTTTACCTATTTTCAAATGGTTCCTGCTTTTCCCAAGGGAATTTTAGTGAAAGATTTGTTGGAAAAAGCAGAGGTCTCTCAGGCTGTTTTTAAAAATTTGGTCGAAAAAGGCATATTTGAAATTTCAGAGCAATCGGTCTATCGCGTGCAAATGGAAGATGCCTATGCCAATGAATATCAACTTTCAACTGAACAACAAACGGCTTTAAACGAAATTGAAACGCAATTTAGAGAAAAAGATACTGTTTTATTACACGGGATAACAGGTTCGGGTAAAACGGAAATTTATTTCCAATTGATTGAAAATGCGTTGAAAAACAATCAACAAATTTTGTTTTTAGTACCAGAAATTACACTGACCACTCAGTTGGTACAGCGACTCAATCAGCAATTTAGAAAAGAGGTGATGGTGTATCACTCAAAATATTCGCCCAATGAACGCTATGAGGTATGGATGCGTATGCTCGAAAAACCAATGGAAAGTAAAATCATCATCGGTACGCGTTCGTCTGTGTTTTTGCCGTTTACCGATTTGGGTTTGGTGATTGTTGATGAAGAACACGATACTTCGTACAAACAGCACGATCCAGCTCCTCGTTATCACGCCAGAGATATGGCGGTGGTGTTGGCAAAATCATTCAAAGCAAAATTGTTGATGGGATCAGCGACTCCGAGTATCGAATCGTATTACAATTGCCTGTTGGGAAAATACAGAAAAGTTATGCTAAACAAGCGATACAACGATGTGCCTTTGCCAAAAATGCACCTTATCGATATAAAGGAAGCCTACAAACAAAAAGCCATGGTGGGGCATTTTTCTACCGAATTAATCGATGCAATCAATCAAACGCTTTCGGAAGGAAAACAAGTGGTAATTTATCAAAATCGTCGTGGATTTTCCCCAGTTTTAGAATGTGGAACTTGTGGATATGTACCTCAATGTACGCAATGTGATGTGAGTTTAACTTATTATAAATCACAACATAAACTCAAATGTCATTACTGCGGTTTTAGTATGGCATACCCCAAAAATTGTATGGTGTGCAAAACGGTTGATATTTCTACCAAAGGTGTAGGAACCGAGCAAATAGAGGAAGAGATGCTGAAATTATTTCCACAGTATTCCATTGCTCGAATAGACCAAGATACGACCAAACGAAAATATGCTTTGGCAGAGATTATTGAAAAATACAAAAACGGAGCAATCGATATTATTGTAGGTACACAGATGATTACCAAAGGATTGGATTTTGACAATGTAGGATTGGTGGGCGTGTTGAATGTAGACAATTCATTGTATTTTCCAGATTTTCGAGCCCACGAACGAGCCTTTCAAACCATAGTGCAAGTAGCAGGTAGAGCAGGGCGTAAGCAACAAGGAAAAGTTTATTTACAAACCTACAATCCTTTTCACAATGTGGTGCAACAGATAGTCAATTATGATTACGAGCAAATGTTTAAAGAACAGATGTTTGACCGTCATAATTTTCATTATCCACCGTATTTTCGATTGATACATTTGCAATTTCGTCATGTCGATTTTCAACGAGTAAAAGAGGCTTCGCAATGGATGGTAGAACATTTAAAACAAAAATTGCAAATTCCGATTTTAGGACCGGAAGAACCTACTATCAACCGAATAAAGAATCTGTATTTGCGAAATGTAATGATAAAAGTACCAGCCAATGCTTCGCTTTTGGATACCAAAAAACACATACAGAGAAGTTTGCAGTCATTTGAGAATATTTCACAGTTTAAAAGCGTACGAGTGGTGATCAATGTAGATTTTTATTGA